The Lycium barbarum isolate Lr01 chromosome 10, ASM1917538v2, whole genome shotgun sequence genome includes a region encoding these proteins:
- the LOC132615877 gene encoding regulatory protein NPR5-like, protein MSSSPEDSLRSLSLDYLNLLINGQAFSDVIFNVEGRLVHAHKCILAARSHFFRKFFCGPGSPQSGQQLDPGLRNLGPGSPRDAGSQGVIPVNSVGYEVFLLMMQFLYSGQVSIVPQKHEPRPNCGERGCWHTHCTSAVDLALDTLSAARSFGVEELALFTQKQLAIMVEKASIEDVMRVLIASRKQDMNQLWTTCSHLVAKSGLPPEILAKHLPIDVVAKIEELRLKSNLARRSLMPHHHHHQDPGSAAELEDQKIHRMRRALDSSDVELVKLMVMGEGLNLDESIALHYAVENCSREVVKALLELGAADVNFPAGPARKTPLHIAAEMVSPDMVAVLLDHHADPNVRTLDGVTPLDILRTLTSDFLFKGAVPGIPHIEPNKLRLCLELVQSAAMVISREEGNTNMDPSSTNIYPPNMSDDHTSSTSSGTGNIGSNLNIDSRMVYLNLDGGVTNTSTHDPSSMYHHSHEY, encoded by the exons atgagTAGTAGTCCTGAAGACTCCTTAAGAAGTCTCTCTTTAGATTATCTCAATCTCCTTATCAATGGTCAAGCTTTTAGTGATGTTATTTTTAATGTTGAAGGTCGTTTAGTCCATGCTCATAAGTGTATCCTGGCAGCCCGGAGTCATTTCTTCCGGAAATTCTTCTGCGGGCCTGGCTCCCCTCAATCCGGCCAGCAGCTCGACCCCGGGCTGAGAAACTTAGGGCCCGGATCCCCGAGGGATGCGGGCTCTCAGGGTGTTATACCGGTTAATTCGGTAGGGTACGAGGTGTTCTTATTGATGATGCAGTTTTTGTATAGTGGACAAGTATCAATTGTGCCACAAAAACATGAGCCTAGGCCTAATTGTGGAGAAAGAGGTTGTTGGCATACACATTGTACCTCAGCCGTTGATCTTGCACTTGATACTCTCTCAGCCGCTAGATCTTTTGGTGTTGAAGAACTTGCTTTGTTCACTCAG AAGCAATTGGCAATCATGGTAGAAAAAGCTTCAATTGAGGATGTGATGAGAGTTCTAATAGCATCAAGGAAGCAAGACATGAACCAACTATGGACTACTTGTTCACATTTGGTTGCAAAATCAGGCCTTCCACCTGAAATCTTAGCCAAACACCTTCCCATTGATGTTGTAGCCAAAATCGAAGAACTCCGCCTCAAATCCAATCTAGCACGTCGATCACTAATGCCACATCATCACCACCACCAAGATCCTGGTTCTGCAGCCGAGCTCGAGGACCAGAAAATCCATCGCATGAGACGAGCACTAGACTCGTCCGACGTTGAGCTTGTCAAGCTCATGGTAATGGGAGAAGGCCTAAATCTTGATGAatcaattgcattgcattatgcGGTTGAAAATTGTAGCAGGGAAGTAGTGAAAGCGTTACTCGAGCTAGGTGCAGCGGATGTTAATTTCCCTGCAGGTCCTGCACGGAAAACTCCGCTGCACATTGCAGCTGAAATGGTGTCACCAGATATGGTAGCGGTTCTATTAGACCACCATGCTGATCCCAACGTCCGAACGTTAGATGGTGTCACTCCTTTGGACATTTTACGGACCCTAACGTCCGATTTTCTATTTAAAGGGGCTGTCCCAGGAATCCCTCACATTGAACCGAATAAGTTAAGACTTTGCCTCGAACTCGTTCAATCAGCAGCTATGGTGATTTCAAGAGAGGAAGGGAACACGAATATGGACCCGTCTTCGACGAATATTTATCCACCTAATATGAGTGATGATCATACTTCTAGCACAAGCAGTGGTACTGGGAACATTGGATCAAATCTTAACATTGATTCAAGAATGGTGTATTTAAATCTAGATGGTGGAGTTACTAATACTTCAACTCATGATCCTTCATCAATGTACCACCATTCACATGAGTATTAA